From a region of the Paenibacillus sp. R14(2021) genome:
- a CDS encoding LysM peptidoglycan-binding domain-containing protein, with protein MKIHIVKKGDTLYLIAQKYNVSQEEILQLNPTITNPDQIEIGMKIKVPASNGGNMEIMHQHVVQQGDTLWKLSKAWGVPLGDMIKANPQLKNPNVLLTGEIVNVPKPSSPSSMPDMNDGQGHHEGGGHHKLHPTSVMQSVHGLMGKMSTAPLPLIPGKKPTGPKANTAPVPTPMPMPEFELPVEEEIPAPEPTPVPTPLPAPAPEVVQKPAAVVEKKYPVHQHTYEQNIDLFIQYGVPATEVMSLHDMPSPVHSGYGFSQPTAVSPVHSGYGYSQPTAVSPAMTGDYGMPTAVSPAMTGGYGMPTAVSPAMTGGYGMPTAVSPAMTGGYGMPTAVSPAMTGGYGMPTAVSPAMAGDYGMPTAVSPAMTGGYGMPTAVSPAMTGGGYGYPQTNPTAVSPAESTAGLPWGAPNYGWGSPMVSPISDEDCGPDWVSPESMGPMGGYGYNPSMVSPESMGPMGGYGYNPSMVSPESMGPMGGYGYNPSMVSPESMGPMGGYGYNPSMVSPESMGPMGGYGYNPSMVSPESMGPMGGYGYNPSMVSPANVGPQFSYGYMGNGQVSPVSTAAMPGKKPCKCGCQDKREDEEEVQEDEESFELPEPSKAAAPRKPVKKVVVRQTRTVKQKRRGSLPWING; from the coding sequence GTGAAAATCCATATTGTAAAAAAAGGCGACACGCTGTACTTGATTGCGCAGAAGTACAATGTTTCGCAGGAAGAAATTTTGCAGCTTAACCCTACCATTACAAATCCAGACCAGATTGAAATCGGCATGAAAATTAAAGTGCCGGCGTCTAACGGAGGGAACATGGAAATTATGCATCAGCATGTCGTACAGCAGGGCGATACGCTTTGGAAGCTGTCCAAAGCATGGGGAGTGCCGCTCGGAGATATGATTAAGGCGAATCCGCAGCTTAAAAATCCGAACGTGCTGCTTACCGGCGAAATTGTCAACGTGCCGAAACCAAGCTCACCGAGCTCAATGCCTGACATGAATGACGGTCAAGGCCATCACGAGGGGGGCGGCCACCACAAGCTGCACCCGACATCGGTGATGCAGAGCGTTCATGGCCTGATGGGTAAAATGTCGACGGCACCGCTGCCGCTTATTCCTGGCAAGAAGCCGACAGGTCCGAAAGCGAATACTGCGCCTGTACCGACACCAATGCCTATGCCGGAGTTTGAACTGCCGGTTGAGGAAGAAATTCCAGCTCCAGAGCCGACACCTGTACCGACGCCGCTTCCAGCACCTGCTCCGGAAGTCGTTCAGAAGCCTGCGGCGGTAGTGGAGAAGAAATACCCCGTTCACCAACATACCTATGAGCAAAACATCGATTTGTTTATACAATATGGCGTACCGGCAACGGAAGTCATGTCTTTGCATGACATGCCTTCGCCGGTTCACAGCGGCTACGGGTTCAGCCAGCCGACGGCAGTATCGCCGGTTCACAGCGGCTACGGCTACAGTCAGCCGACGGCGGTGTCGCCGGCAATGACGGGCGACTATGGAATGCCAACAGCGGTATCCCCGGCAATGACGGGCGGCTATGGAATGCCGACCGCGGTGTCGCCGGCAATGACGGGAGGTTACGGTATGCCGACGGCGGTATCCCCGGCAATGACGGGAGGTTATGGTATGCCGACGGCGGTATCCCCAGCAATGACGGGAGGTTATGGTATGCCGACGGCGGTATCTCCGGCAATGGCGGGCGACTACGGCATGCCGACAGCGGTATCTCCGGCAATGACAGGCGGCTACGGCATGCCGACGGCAGTGTCACCGGCAATGACGGGAGGCGGCTACGGGTATCCGCAGACGAATCCTACCGCGGTTAGTCCAGCCGAATCGACGGCCGGCTTGCCGTGGGGGGCTCCAAACTATGGCTGGGGATCGCCGATGGTAAGTCCAATCAGCGACGAAGACTGCGGACCTGATTGGGTATCGCCGGAGAGCATGGGTCCAATGGGCGGCTACGGCTACAATCCGTCGATGGTATCGCCGGAGAGCATGGGTCCAATGGGCGGCTATGGCTATAATCCGTCGATGGTATCGCCAGAGAGCATGGGTCCAATGGGCGGCTACGGCTACAACCCGTCGATGGTATCGCCGGAGAGCATGGGACCGATGGGCGGCTATGGCTATAATCCGTCAATGGTATCGCCAGAGAGTATGGGTCCGATGGGTGGCTACGGCTACAATCCTTCGATGGTATCGCCAGAGAGCATGGGTCCAATGGGTGGCTACGGCTACAATCCTTCGATGGTATCGCCGGCAAATGTTGGCCCGCAGTTCAGCTATGGCTACATGGGCAACGGTCAAGTATCGCCAGTAAGCACAGCGGCAATGCCAGGCAAGAAACCGTGCAAGTGCGGCTGCCAAGATAAGCGCGAGGATGAAGAAGAAGTACAGGAAGACGAAGAAAGCTTCGAGCTTCCGGAGCCGAGCAAGGCAGCGGCACCTCGCAAACCGGTAAAGAAAG